A single genomic interval of Dysidea avara chromosome 6, odDysAvar1.4, whole genome shotgun sequence harbors:
- the LOC136257988 gene encoding E3 ubiquitin-protein ligase TRIM71-like — protein sequence MSAVEVKKAQNNLSCPVCYQLFNNPKYLPCYHSYCEGCLEKMQVQSKIICPECRKEAKVPAGGVKEFTTNFFINRLVDDLILKKKVAAEEQVNCDECEEDDPVVSFCPDCNSFLCNACNDNHRRNKRYRGHGVVPFADVAFADLRSNKDTPAIQAKVKIPLCKEHDYELKHYCETCDELVCMYCTMKDHNGHDHDTVYKIASKHRSQLKKVTAPIEGMIQDLPGVYNNINKMMKKIRKQGEEVNKQVDQHYNELVEKLMEQKGQVKQQVHDTVSQKEKALTAQLDEVDSAQAELVSIKKLNDALEKSSDQEALYAEKQVVDRIQQLTEKYKKLSKHPVQLASMEFIPSKDPFPQFGSFSAPADLCSSEVVDLPQSIIVGKKVEVTIITKDSNGDHCSTGGHKVFVQLKSFTGNVTVGEVRDSNDGSYVASFVGEQVGEAKLHVSINGQEIRGSPYSIVVVRNYQTLSLPSKIVHNDGSMGQPFGIAFGRNGVWAVTDWSNHCVYVFNGQDKLVRKFGRFGINSSQVSSPRGISFDNDNHLYVVDTGNHRVQKFDVNGNYLLQFGGRGSGDGQLKSPYGITTHNGRVYVADNGNHRISVFQYNGQFCIAFGSDQLGSPYDVAVNVNNQLLVADLFHHCIVTFTLDGHYVGKFGTQGSNRGQLYSPLGLATDVNGFILVSDNNHRVSVFDRVGNFIHCFGSKGCASGQFSSPYSIALSPIGSIYVSDWSNKRIQIFTN from the coding sequence ATGTCAGCAGTGGAGGTGAAGAAAGCTCAAAATAATTTAAGTTGTCCAGTCTGTTATCAACTGTTCAACAACCCCAAGTATCTGCCTTGTTATCATTCCTACTGTGAAGGATGTCTGGAGAAGATGCAGGTACAATCCAAGATCATCTGTCCTGAGTGCAGGAAGGAAGCTAAGGTTCCTGCAGGAGGAGTGAAGGAATTTACTACCAATTTCTTCATCAACCGACTAGTTGATGATTTAATTCTGAAGAAGAAAGTGGCCGCGGAAGAGCAAGTCAATTGTGATGAATGTGAAGAGGATGATCCTGTGGTGTCATTTTGTCCTGACTGCAATTCTTTTCTGTGCAATGCTTGTAATGACAACCACAGGCGTAACAAGAGATATCGTGGTCATGGAGTTGTACCATTTGCTGATGTAGCATTTGCTGATCTGAGATCAAACAAAGATACACCAGCCATCCAAGCTAAGGTGAAGATCCCACTTTGTAAGGAACATGATTATGAACTGAAGCACTACTGTGAGACATGTGATGAActggtgtgtatgtattgtacaatgAAAGATCACAATGGCCATGATCACGACACTGTGTACAAGATAGCTAGTAAGCACCGGTCTCAGTTAAAAAAGGTCACCGCTCCAATAGAAGGAATGATCCAAGATCTGCCTGGTGTATACAACAACATCAACaagatgatgaagaagataAGAAAACAAGGTGAAGAAGTGAACAAGCAAGTTGATCAACATTATAATGAACTGGTTGAAAAGCTGATGGAGCAGAAAGGTCAAGTAAAGCAACAAGTACATGACACAGTGTCACAGAAAGAGAAGGCACTTACAGCACAACTTGATGAAGTGGATTCAGCACAAGCTGAACTTGTGAGCATTAAGAAACTGAATGATGCTCTAGAGAAGAGTTCTGACCAAGAAGCATTGTATGCAGAGAAACAAGTGGTTGATCGTATACAGCAACTAACTGAGAAGTACAAGAAATTGAGCAAACATCCTGTACAATTGGCGTCAATGGAGTTTATACCTAGTAAAGATCCTTTTCCACAATTTGGTTCTTTCTCTGCTCCTGCAGATCTCTGTTCATCTGAGGTAGTTGATCTTCCACAATCCATCATTGTAGGTAAAAAGGTAGAAGTCACCATCATCACCAAGGATAGCAATGGAGATCATTGTTCCACAGGAGGTCACAAGGTATTTGTCCAGTTAAAATCATTTACAGGCAATGTGACTGTTGGGGAGGTGAGGGATAGCAATGATGGTAGTTATGTGGCTTCATTTGTAGGTGAACAAGTTGGAGAGGCAAAGTTACATGTGTCCATAAATGGTCAGGAAATTAGGGGAAGTCCCTACAGCATTGTTGTAGTTAGGAATTACCAAACGCTTAGCCTTCCTAGCAAAATAGTACACAATGATGGTAGCATGGGGCAACCCTTTGGGATTGCATTTGGTAGGAATGGAGTGTGGGCAGTAACTGACTGGTCCAaccattgtgtgtatgtatttaatGGTCAGGATAAGTTGGTTAGGAAGTTTGGTAGGTTTGGTATTAATAGTAGTCAAGTCAGTTCTCCTCGTGGTATTTCATTTGACAATGACAATCACTTGTATGTGGTTGATACTGGTAACCACAGGGTCCAGAAGTTTGATGTCAATGGTAACTACTTGTTACAGTTTGGAGGTCGTGGTTCAGGTGATGGTCAACTAAAGTCTCCATATGGTATCACAACACATAATGGTAGGGTATATGTTGCTGATAATGGTAACCATCGTATATCAGTGTTCCAGTACAATGGTCAGTTTTGCATCGCTTTTGGTTCTGATCAGTTAGGTAGTCCCTATGATGTAGCAGTTAATGTCAATAATCAGTTGCTTGTTGCTGACCTTTTTCATCACTGCatagtcacttttactcttgaTGGTCATTATGTAGGCAAGTTTGGTACACAAGGATCTAATAGGGGTCAGTTGTATAGTCCACTTGGTCTTGCCACTGATGTGAATGGCTTCATCTTAGTTAGTGACAATAATCATCGTGTGTCTGTCTTTGACCGTGTTGGTAATTTTATTCATTGCTTTGGATCCAAGGGATGTGCTAGTGGTCAGTTTAGTAGTCCTTATTCTATAGCTCTTAGTCCTATTGGTAGCATCTATGTTAGTGATTGGAGTAACAAAAGAATTCAGATCTTTACCAACTGA